A genomic stretch from Sporichthyaceae bacterium includes:
- a CDS encoding maleylpyruvate isomerase N-terminal domain-containing protein, with amino-acid sequence MDFAAKDTLLGLVRREAAGLIGLASESDTWEAPTACSNWQVRDQVGHMIDATEGYFPGFELARANQESTDMPIGLRAMAARLDERARSHRVLSQSEALDRLQSDLDTATGIYESLSAEDWMGMQVLHPSPTSPARSTTCPPSSTSTRPRSCSRPTGGSAAVPLAATRRWPIASVRCPSRSDGESDVRD; translated from the coding sequence ATGGATTTCGCCGCGAAGGACACCCTGTTGGGGTTGGTCCGTCGGGAGGCGGCGGGTTTGATCGGATTGGCCTCCGAATCCGATACGTGGGAGGCGCCGACCGCGTGCAGCAATTGGCAGGTGCGCGACCAGGTCGGGCACATGATCGACGCCACCGAGGGCTACTTCCCCGGCTTCGAGTTGGCCCGGGCCAACCAGGAATCCACGGACATGCCGATCGGTCTGCGCGCCATGGCGGCCCGGCTGGACGAGCGGGCCCGGTCCCACCGGGTGCTGTCGCAGAGTGAGGCCCTCGACCGGCTCCAGTCCGACCTGGACACCGCTACCGGCATCTACGAAAGCCTCTCCGCCGAGGACTGGATGGGCATGCAGGTCTTGCACCCCTCGCCTACGAGCCCGGCCCGGTCGACGACCTGCCCGCCGTCATCGACTTCGACCCGGCCTCGCTCGTGCTCACGTCCTACGGGCGGATCCGCGGCGGTACCACTCGCGGCGACGCGGCGGTGGCCGATCGCTTCCGTTCGCTGTCCTTCCAGATCTGACGGGGAATCCGATGTCCGAGATTAA